The following are from one region of the Streptomyces brevispora genome:
- a CDS encoding roadblock/LC7 domain-containing protein: MALDRGLDWLLDDLTSRVEHIRHALVLSNDGLVTGASTGLAREDAEHLAAVSSGLHSLARGSGRHFRAGKARQTMVEFDEALLFVTAAGDGSCLCVLSEAEADVGQVAYEMTLLVNKVGEHLGVAARQDGSAGDSLI, encoded by the coding sequence CGACGATCTCACCAGCCGGGTGGAGCACATACGGCATGCCCTGGTGCTCTCCAACGACGGTCTGGTGACAGGAGCGAGTACGGGTCTGGCGCGTGAGGACGCGGAACATCTGGCGGCGGTCTCGTCCGGCCTGCACAGCCTTGCCCGCGGATCGGGACGGCACTTCCGCGCCGGAAAGGCCCGGCAGACCATGGTGGAGTTCGACGAGGCGCTGCTCTTCGTGACGGCCGCCGGGGACGGCAGCTGTCTGTGCGTGCTCAGTGAGGCCGAGGCCGACGTGGGTCAGGTGGCGTACGAGATGACGCTGCTGGTCAACAAGGTCGGGGAACATCTGGGTGTGGCGGCGAGGCAGGACGGAAGCGCCGGAGACAGCCTGATCTGA